CTGACCGGCTGCACGCTGGTGGTCACCTTGGAGCCGTGCACGATGTGCGCCGGGGCGATCGTGCTGTCCCGGCTGGACCGGCTGATCTTCGCGGCGTACGACGAGAAGGCCGGCGCGGTCGGGTCGCTGTGGGACGTCGTCCGGGACCGGCGGCTCAACCATCGGCCCGAGGTGGTCGGCGGTGTGATGGCCGACGAGGCCGGTGCCCGGCTCCGCGATTTCTTCATCGGCCACAGACCTTGATATTGTCCTCGGCGGTGGCGTGTCCGAGCGGCCGAAGGAGCGCGCCTCGAAAGCGCGTGACGGGCAACCCCCGTCCGAGGGTTCAAATCCCTCCGCCACCGCCAACCGCCCTCCGGGGCGGCCAGAGGCCGGAGACCCTGATGCTGTGTGATGCGTCAGGGTTTTCGTCTCTCTGGACCTGACTCGGGACGCTCGACGAGAGGGCCCCTATGGATGTTGCGGAGCTCGACGCGATTCTGCTCGCGGGGGCGGCGATTCTGCTGGTCGCCGTGGTCGCGGTGCGGTTCTCCGCGCGGATCGGGCTCCCGTCGCTGCTGATCTACCTCGGGATGGGACTGCTCCTGGGGGAGTCGGGGCCGGGGCACATCCACTTCGAGGACGCGCAGCTGGCGCACGCGCTGGGGTTCGCGGCGTTGGTGGTGATCCTGACCGAGGGCGGTCTGACGACCCGGTGGAACGAAGTACGGCCGGTGATGCCGCTCGGGCTGGTGCTGGCGACGGTCGGGGTCGCGGTCAGCGTCGG
This Kribbella sp. NBC_00482 DNA region includes the following protein-coding sequences:
- a CDS encoding nucleoside deaminase codes for the protein MTLALEEAERALPDVPIGALVVDEGGEIIGRGHNEREATGDPTAHAEVLAIRDAARHVGEWRLTGCTLVVTLEPCTMCAGAIVLSRLDRLIFAAYDEKAGAVGSLWDVVRDRRLNHRPEVVGGVMADEAGARLRDFFIGHRP